The Sorangiineae bacterium MSr11367 genome window below encodes:
- a CDS encoding protein kinase yields the protein MPPRSIGPEHVTDDPAMVRTERLTTRNDAQRRGGAKASTFLQPGREVDGRYHIEKLLGIGGTSRVWLAHDVVEGRRLALKEIEAFPDVHYDEAEESVLMVRREFFAMKRLRHPFTLKVYDCGVLPSGNRYITMERVDGEDVNTRVHDRPLASNEAFDLLMRIAQTLAFIHARLFVHCDIKADNIRLLPNGDIKLMDFGLMHQLGTPTAGRLWGTAAYIAPEWLVGSAIDGRADLYSLGILGFFAVTGRYPFDGTTVTEILRAQRDEPPPAPSSIVPSIDPELESIILRLLAKDPARRYPNANGLIVALAKASDAAAFEEPLGCRASYLHVPTVVGRKHESACLMDALQAAERGQARAVFIAAPAGTGKSRLLAELELQAKLADVTVAFGQCHAEGVAPLTPLKHALRFLIPITPPEMFARISGPLAPLFAPEYANSEGFARAPQEGKLIVFEALAQWLTELAKVRRFVLAFEDLHWADDATIEHLNVIVHALHGTRGLVCGTLRSDELTFSPLYHTVFAGAAEILKLPPLSHEQLRELVSLALPGFDVPRTFIDNLYGTTGGNVFFATECLRALVERGALSRLHGEWHAHADLGTIALPSSIGEVIRQRLSTLSQDQLAFLRRAAPAGRILDMALVRAAGELSEEKLFLSLEEAVERQFLQYADGTYHFAHDTVHETIYAATPALEQRLYHGRIAEYLDRTVGGSPAGARAVGYHFARSLEPARAIAPLLFAAQHLLANSGMLEGYRILKEAEALLEKHPNYPNRTELQVPALGKLIETGYSCDTPKSFVFASKLFSYWDRTLDLDAGREIAHRRMLTEPRKAFREIPVHAHMSAEEAFLKRSEYRILQCMALAIMGRLTDFQSAIDRADTENDKGSPFRAAAHIAGGGGLLHHGHFVSLVQEMKEHLAVLRAFRVEKPGGPTRLYWALAMGSYFLNLMSALMGNDLDPRATSDAIEIADELGIPEIRIYHLLSLVVRAAVIGDASQFDRYHAELNDRMRRVGNPPLPERNLAIFTPVYSLERCDIELATAIVQRGAQISEKVMPGDAWLKLYVAVYRGCLLVLRKEYDAARPALSKAITDAHARDFRLETFALVYMSRLEQALGNVGAARESAELALARATSAVHANRFDEILARRALAAVLPGPAGDEQLEIARELASDSGNVLQLGITLLTLSERRASRHPGGASALRALAQKHLKAAGARVWLEKALASNSFEGRASRR from the coding sequence GTGCCCCCGCGAAGCATCGGTCCTGAACACGTCACGGACGATCCCGCGATGGTCCGCACCGAACGGCTCACCACGCGAAACGACGCGCAGCGTCGCGGCGGAGCGAAGGCCTCCACGTTTCTGCAGCCGGGCAGGGAGGTCGACGGCCGGTACCACATCGAAAAGCTGCTCGGAATCGGAGGGACCTCGCGCGTCTGGCTCGCGCACGACGTCGTCGAAGGACGGCGCTTGGCACTCAAGGAAATCGAGGCGTTCCCGGACGTTCACTACGACGAAGCCGAAGAGAGTGTGCTCATGGTTCGTCGCGAATTCTTCGCGATGAAGAGGCTGCGGCACCCCTTCACCCTCAAAGTGTACGACTGCGGCGTCCTCCCCTCGGGCAATCGATACATCACCATGGAGCGCGTCGATGGCGAGGACGTCAACACACGCGTGCACGATCGCCCTCTTGCCAGCAACGAGGCGTTCGACTTGCTCATGCGCATTGCGCAGACGCTCGCGTTCATCCACGCACGGCTCTTCGTGCACTGCGATATCAAGGCCGACAACATTCGCCTGCTGCCGAACGGCGATATCAAATTGATGGATTTCGGCCTGATGCACCAGCTCGGAACTCCGACGGCGGGACGCCTTTGGGGAACGGCCGCGTACATCGCCCCCGAGTGGCTCGTGGGTAGTGCCATCGATGGCCGCGCCGATCTCTATTCGCTCGGGATCCTCGGGTTCTTCGCCGTGACCGGGCGATACCCCTTCGACGGGACGACGGTCACCGAGATCCTGCGTGCTCAGCGGGACGAACCCCCGCCGGCGCCATCCTCGATCGTCCCCTCGATCGATCCGGAGCTGGAAAGCATCATCCTTCGCCTTTTGGCCAAAGACCCGGCACGGCGATACCCCAACGCAAACGGGTTGATCGTGGCCCTCGCCAAGGCCAGTGATGCGGCGGCGTTCGAAGAGCCACTCGGCTGCCGGGCCAGCTATCTCCATGTGCCGACCGTCGTGGGGCGGAAACACGAATCCGCGTGCTTGATGGATGCGTTGCAGGCCGCGGAGCGAGGTCAGGCTCGCGCGGTGTTCATTGCCGCACCCGCGGGCACCGGCAAGTCGCGCCTTTTGGCCGAGCTGGAGCTTCAGGCCAAACTGGCCGATGTCACGGTGGCCTTCGGCCAATGCCACGCCGAAGGGGTCGCGCCGCTGACGCCGCTCAAACACGCCCTGCGATTCCTTATACCGATCACACCGCCGGAGATGTTCGCGCGCATTTCCGGACCGCTCGCCCCCCTCTTCGCGCCCGAGTACGCGAATAGCGAAGGCTTCGCGCGGGCGCCGCAAGAAGGCAAGCTGATCGTGTTCGAAGCACTCGCCCAGTGGCTCACCGAGCTGGCCAAGGTGCGGCGATTCGTCCTTGCCTTCGAAGACCTCCACTGGGCCGACGATGCCACCATCGAGCATCTGAACGTCATCGTTCATGCACTTCACGGCACGCGCGGGCTGGTGTGCGGGACCCTTCGATCGGACGAGCTCACCTTTTCGCCGCTCTATCACACCGTTTTCGCAGGCGCGGCCGAGATCTTGAAGCTTCCTCCGCTGTCGCACGAGCAACTGCGCGAGTTGGTTTCGCTCGCCCTGCCCGGCTTCGACGTGCCCCGGACATTCATCGACAATCTGTATGGCACGACGGGCGGAAACGTCTTTTTCGCCACCGAGTGCCTGCGCGCCCTGGTCGAGCGAGGTGCGCTGAGCCGACTGCACGGAGAATGGCATGCCCATGCCGATCTGGGAACCATCGCGTTGCCGAGCAGCATCGGGGAAGTGATTCGCCAGCGTCTTTCGACGCTCTCTCAGGACCAACTCGCTTTTCTGCGGCGAGCCGCCCCGGCCGGACGCATCCTCGATATGGCCCTCGTGCGCGCGGCCGGAGAGCTGAGCGAAGAGAAGCTATTTCTATCCTTGGAAGAGGCCGTGGAGCGTCAGTTCCTGCAATACGCGGACGGGACGTACCACTTTGCACACGATACCGTCCACGAGACGATTTACGCGGCCACGCCGGCTCTCGAGCAGCGCCTGTACCACGGACGGATCGCCGAGTACCTCGATCGCACGGTGGGAGGCAGCCCTGCGGGGGCCCGCGCCGTGGGTTACCATTTCGCGCGTTCGCTCGAGCCCGCACGAGCCATTGCTCCCCTGCTGTTCGCCGCGCAGCATCTTCTTGCCAACAGCGGCATGCTCGAAGGATATCGGATCCTCAAAGAGGCCGAGGCACTCCTCGAGAAGCACCCCAATTATCCCAATCGGACCGAGCTCCAAGTCCCCGCTTTGGGAAAGCTCATCGAAACCGGTTACTCCTGCGACACCCCCAAATCATTCGTATTCGCGTCGAAGCTTTTTTCCTATTGGGATAGAACGCTCGATCTCGATGCAGGGCGCGAGATCGCACATCGTCGGATGCTCACGGAGCCGAGAAAGGCGTTCCGCGAAATTCCGGTCCATGCGCACATGAGCGCGGAAGAAGCTTTCCTCAAGAGATCCGAATATCGAATTCTGCAATGCATGGCGCTGGCCATCATGGGTCGCTTGACGGATTTTCAAAGTGCGATCGATCGAGCCGACACGGAGAATGACAAGGGTTCGCCCTTCCGCGCTGCGGCCCACATCGCGGGCGGGGGAGGACTGCTCCACCACGGACATTTCGTGAGCCTCGTCCAAGAGATGAAGGAGCACTTGGCCGTGCTTCGCGCGTTTCGCGTCGAGAAACCAGGCGGACCGACACGGCTTTATTGGGCCCTGGCCATGGGCAGCTATTTCCTGAATCTCATGTCGGCACTCATGGGGAATGACCTCGACCCGCGCGCGACCTCGGACGCGATCGAGATTGCAGACGAATTGGGCATTCCGGAGATTCGCATTTACCATCTCTTGTCGCTGGTGGTGCGCGCAGCGGTCATCGGGGATGCGTCTCAGTTCGACCGCTACCATGCCGAGTTGAACGATCGGATGCGCCGGGTGGGCAATCCGCCCCTTCCCGAGCGCAACCTCGCCATCTTTACGCCGGTTTACTCCTTGGAGCGGTGCGATATCGAGCTAGCCACCGCGATCGTGCAACGTGGCGCGCAAATCAGTGAAAAGGTCATGCCCGGCGACGCCTGGCTCAAGCTCTATGTCGCGGTGTACCGTGGTTGTCTCTTGGTGCTCCGCAAAGAATACGATGCCGCGCGGCCCGCGCTGTCGAAGGCCATCACCGACGCGCATGCGCGCGATTTTCGGCTGGAGACCTTCGCACTCGTCTACATGTCCCGATTGGAGCAGGCGCTGGGCAATGTCGGTGCGGCCCGCGAATCCGCCGAACTCGCACTGGCCCGCGCCACCAGTGCGGTCCACGCCAATCGGTTCGACGAAATTCTGGCTCGACGGGCGCTCGCGGCCGTCCTTCCTGGTCCGGCGGGCGATGAGCAGCTCGAAATCGCACGTGAATTGGCGAGTGACTCGGGCAACGTTCTGCAGCTCGGCATTACCTTGTTGACCCTCTCCGAGCGTCGGGCATCGCGCCATCCCGGGGGCGCGAGTGCACTCCGGGCCTTGGCGCAGAAGCACCTGAAGGCAGCAGGCGCGCGCGTCTGGCTCGAGAAAGCGCTCGCCTCGAACAGCTTCGAAGGCCGGGCGTCGAGGCGCTAG
- a CDS encoding family 43 glycosylhydrolase, producing MRHANGVGRVDDIYDTSADLAKADATWSFVPGLAGTGGGGCVSIESRNYRGSFLRHQNGEVVLQPFQDTAQYRQDATFCRVPGLADGAATSFRAFQFPNAYLRHALGVLRLDDDHGEAQFRQDATFELRGPWLTGKFFNPILGAGADPTMAYENSSYYLVSSDNDRGVVIRQASSIEQLEDAAPKSLWRAPACPAPACAGIWAPELQKIDGRWWIYVAGENGGGNASHRMFALRGSSDPMGPYENLGEVRLPGDEWAIDGAYVSHGGQGYFLWSGWENGDPNVQHIFLSRMSSPNAATGGRVKIASPTAPWETVPNGSPNIRVNEGPQPIHGPNGRLSVTISVNGSWTNDYCVGLLTLNGSDPMVPGGWSKSSSCVFSGRDTATAPGHNGFFTVNGRPWLAYHALIQPGSGWGGRSIRAQPMAFNGDGIPSLGVPVSIHEPVALP from the coding sequence GTGCGTCATGCCAACGGTGTGGGGCGTGTCGACGACATCTACGACACCAGTGCCGACCTCGCGAAAGCCGATGCCACCTGGTCGTTCGTTCCCGGATTGGCCGGCACGGGCGGTGGAGGGTGTGTGTCCATCGAATCACGCAATTACCGCGGCTCGTTCCTTCGCCACCAGAACGGCGAGGTCGTTCTGCAGCCCTTCCAAGACACGGCGCAATACCGCCAAGATGCCACGTTCTGCCGTGTCCCGGGGCTCGCGGACGGTGCCGCAACATCGTTTCGTGCATTCCAGTTTCCGAATGCGTATTTGCGCCATGCCTTGGGTGTGCTGCGTTTGGACGACGACCACGGCGAGGCGCAGTTCCGCCAAGATGCCACGTTCGAGCTGCGGGGCCCGTGGCTGACGGGCAAGTTTTTCAATCCGATCCTCGGCGCCGGCGCCGACCCAACGATGGCCTACGAAAACAGCTCGTATTACCTGGTCTCCTCGGACAACGACCGGGGCGTCGTCATCCGCCAGGCGAGCAGCATCGAGCAGCTCGAGGACGCGGCGCCGAAGTCCCTCTGGCGCGCCCCCGCCTGCCCCGCCCCCGCGTGCGCGGGCATTTGGGCGCCCGAGCTGCAGAAGATCGATGGCCGCTGGTGGATCTACGTCGCGGGCGAGAACGGCGGCGGCAATGCGAGCCATCGCATGTTCGCCCTGCGCGGCTCGAGCGATCCCATGGGGCCATACGAGAACCTGGGCGAAGTGCGGCTCCCCGGCGATGAATGGGCCATCGATGGCGCCTATGTCTCGCACGGCGGCCAGGGATATTTCCTATGGTCCGGCTGGGAAAACGGCGATCCGAACGTGCAGCACATCTTCCTGTCGCGCATGAGCAGCCCGAACGCGGCCACCGGCGGCCGGGTGAAGATCGCGTCGCCGACGGCGCCGTGGGAGACCGTTCCCAATGGGTCACCGAACATCCGGGTGAACGAGGGCCCGCAGCCGATTCACGGGCCGAATGGGCGGCTTTCGGTGACCATCTCGGTGAATGGCAGCTGGACGAACGACTATTGCGTGGGCCTTCTCACCTTGAATGGCAGCGATCCGATGGTGCCCGGTGGCTGGAGCAAGTCGTCGTCGTGCGTCTTTTCGGGGCGCGACACCGCCACGGCGCCCGGGCACAACGGCTTTTTCACGGTGAACGGGCGCCCATGGCTCGCCTACCACGCGCTGATTCAGCCGGGCAGCGGTTGGGGCGGGCGAAGCATCCGCGCGCAGCCGATGGCCTTCAACGGCGATGGCATACCGTCGCTCGGCGTGCCGGTGAGCATCCACGAGCCCGTGGCGCTGCCGTAA
- a CDS encoding peptidylglycine alpha-amidating monooxygenase gives MARHWTGPILKLLLPLVFTYGTSGCGDGQNAASPNGNDGGVSNDVSGGRHLPCAVDEVLARNCRSCHSNPPAYGAPMPLVTWDDLQARAKTDSGQRVYELVGKRIHDDAAPMPAKGLLGAVDMKTLDGYIAAGAPRSSELCDAHPGGDGDPAPLDCKPDMQIMPRAPWAMPKELHDQYVCYGIDVKNTDKRHVVAIAPKVQNRKIVHHALLMQSDQSEDPTPHACNPGGALRWRMLYAWAPGGQNMIMPPEAGFPQEGTTHYVVQIHYNNVGALEHQTDTSGFDVCTTDKLRPNDADVMAFGAVNFTIPQQSNYDITCSMTVPLLYPKMHAIFAMPHMHKLGTALVNTLHPAGKTPVDMGTQLTWDFNNQLWYPIDATLKPGDVVKTRCAWTNPTQQPVAFGENTDNEMCYAFAVYYPRITLPLFNWATPAGASSCVPTPR, from the coding sequence ATGGCAAGACATTGGACAGGACCGATTCTGAAGTTGCTTCTGCCCTTGGTATTCACGTACGGGACGAGCGGTTGCGGCGATGGGCAAAATGCCGCATCGCCGAATGGGAACGACGGCGGCGTTTCGAATGATGTCTCGGGCGGTCGCCATCTGCCGTGCGCGGTCGACGAGGTGCTCGCGCGAAATTGTCGAAGCTGCCACTCGAATCCACCGGCATACGGCGCACCCATGCCGCTGGTCACGTGGGATGATTTGCAAGCACGGGCGAAAACGGATTCGGGACAGCGTGTCTACGAGCTGGTGGGCAAACGCATCCACGACGATGCGGCGCCCATGCCGGCCAAGGGGCTGCTGGGCGCGGTCGATATGAAGACCCTCGACGGGTACATCGCGGCGGGCGCGCCGCGCTCGTCGGAGCTGTGCGATGCCCATCCGGGGGGCGACGGCGATCCGGCGCCGCTCGATTGCAAACCGGATATGCAAATCATGCCGCGCGCGCCGTGGGCCATGCCCAAAGAATTGCACGACCAATACGTGTGCTACGGCATCGACGTGAAAAACACGGACAAACGCCACGTCGTGGCCATTGCGCCGAAGGTGCAGAACCGCAAAATCGTGCACCATGCCTTGCTGATGCAATCGGACCAATCGGAAGATCCGACGCCGCACGCGTGCAACCCGGGCGGTGCACTTCGCTGGCGCATGCTGTATGCGTGGGCGCCGGGCGGGCAAAACATGATCATGCCGCCCGAGGCAGGGTTTCCGCAGGAGGGGACCACGCATTACGTGGTTCAGATTCATTACAACAACGTCGGGGCGCTGGAACATCAGACCGATACGTCCGGATTCGACGTGTGCACGACGGACAAATTGAGGCCGAACGATGCCGACGTCATGGCCTTCGGTGCGGTGAATTTCACCATTCCGCAACAAAGCAATTACGACATCACCTGCAGCATGACCGTGCCGCTGCTCTATCCCAAGATGCACGCCATCTTTGCCATGCCGCACATGCACAAGCTCGGCACGGCGCTGGTGAATACGTTGCACCCGGCGGGGAAGACACCCGTCGACATGGGGACGCAGCTCACCTGGGACTTCAACAATCAACTTTGGTATCCCATCGACGCCACGCTCAAACCCGGGGACGTGGTCAAAACGCGTTGCGCGTGGACCAATCCGACGCAGCAGCCGGTGGCCTTCGGTGAAAATACCGACAATGAAATGTGCTACGCCTTCGCGGTCTATTACCCGCGTATCACCTTGCCACTCTTCAATTGGGCGACCCCGGCGGGTGCCTCCAGCTGCGTGCCCACACCGCGCTAA
- a CDS encoding LysR family transcriptional regulator: MRRADRAGDVADAAHGLKLLVAIADGGSFTAAGARLGLSPSAVSKAVTRVEKRLGVRLLQRTTRRVAFTDDGEAYIARGRQLIADFEGLERETSSRGDKIRGTLRVSAPMIYGSVKVAPLLAALARKHPALDVHLKCEDRLVDMVVERIDVAVRVLSALPAEFVAREITPDRRGLYASPAYLRGAGAPTTLDELASHALIAYSGAATNLRRGRVVFATDSILAAREAARGGLGIAELPDYLVRDDVAAGLLRGVLPGAVPVTRRIYVLYLPSRYLPPQVRAFVDLLARDARSRPW; the protein is encoded by the coding sequence ATGCGCAGGGCGGATAGGGCGGGCGATGTCGCGGACGCGGCGCACGGACTCAAGTTGCTCGTCGCGATTGCCGACGGCGGTTCGTTCACCGCCGCCGGTGCGCGTCTGGGGCTGTCGCCCTCCGCCGTGAGCAAGGCGGTAACGCGGGTCGAGAAGCGGCTCGGGGTTCGGCTGCTCCAACGAACGACGCGTCGTGTGGCGTTCACCGACGACGGCGAGGCGTACATCGCGCGCGGGCGTCAGCTGATCGCCGACTTCGAAGGGCTCGAGCGCGAGACGTCGTCGCGCGGCGACAAGATTCGCGGGACGCTCCGGGTATCTGCGCCGATGATCTACGGCTCGGTGAAAGTAGCGCCGCTGCTCGCCGCGCTCGCACGCAAGCACCCAGCGCTCGACGTGCATCTCAAGTGCGAAGATCGGCTCGTGGACATGGTCGTCGAGCGCATCGACGTTGCCGTGCGTGTGCTCTCGGCGCTACCCGCCGAATTCGTCGCGCGCGAGATCACCCCGGATCGGCGCGGTCTCTACGCCAGCCCTGCCTACCTGCGTGGCGCGGGTGCACCCACGACGCTCGACGAACTCGCTTCGCACGCGCTCATCGCGTACAGCGGCGCGGCCACCAACCTGCGACGTGGTCGGGTCGTGTTTGCCACCGACAGCATTCTCGCCGCGCGCGAAGCCGCCCGCGGGGGACTCGGCATCGCCGAGCTCCCCGACTACCTCGTGCGAGACGACGTCGCGGCCGGATTGCTGCGCGGGGTTCTTCCCGGCGCGGTGCCAGTGACGAGGCGAATCTACGTGCTCTACTTGCCATCGCGATACTTGCCGCCGCAGGTGCGCGCGTTCGTCGATCTTCTGGCACGTGACGCGCGCTCACGCCCATGGTGA
- a CDS encoding OsmC family peroxiredoxin — translation MKRSANARWEGSLKQGSGTFTVASGAIKGTPYSFKTRFEGTPGANPEELISAAHASCFSMALGAQLGERGITPESIETTCEITFENKTLTKSALTTTVTARGADKGKIEEAAAAAKVGCPISKVLELEISLDLNIVN, via the coding sequence ATGAAGCGTAGTGCCAATGCCCGATGGGAAGGAAGCCTCAAGCAAGGTAGCGGGACGTTCACGGTCGCCAGCGGCGCGATCAAGGGGACGCCATACAGTTTCAAGACCCGCTTCGAGGGGACGCCGGGGGCGAATCCGGAGGAGCTCATTTCCGCTGCCCACGCGAGCTGCTTCAGCATGGCACTCGGCGCTCAGCTCGGGGAGCGCGGCATCACGCCGGAGTCGATCGAGACGACCTGTGAGATCACCTTCGAGAACAAAACGCTGACGAAGAGCGCACTCACGACGACGGTCACCGCGCGGGGCGCCGACAAGGGAAAGATCGAGGAGGCGGCAGCCGCCGCCAAAGTTGGGTGTCCCATCTCGAAGGTCCTCGAACTCGAGATCTCCCTCGACTTGAACATCGTGAATTAA
- the hemB gene encoding porphobilinogen synthase produces the protein MHTGSFPRTRMRRNRRDDWSRRLVRERPLGVDDLIWPVFVQEGDNQRTPIPAMPGVERLSIDILCEEVGRAAELGIPAVALFPIVDPATKSEEAREATNPENLVCRAVRALKERVKNIGVICDVALDPFTSHGQDGLVRDGYVVNDETVAMLQKQAVVQAQAGCDVIAPSDMMDGRIGAVRDALDREGFIHTRIMSYAAKYASAYYGPFRHAMDTARNLGAADKRTYQMDPGNSDEAVREAALDLDEGADMLMVKPGMPYLDIVRRLKEELRAPTYVYQVSGEYAMLRSTADLGRLDFRAAMLEALAGFKRAGADGILTYSAVDAARWLKNG, from the coding sequence ATGCATACCGGCTCCTTTCCCCGAACGCGGATGCGGCGCAATCGTCGTGATGACTGGTCGCGGCGGCTCGTGCGCGAGCGTCCGCTCGGTGTCGATGATCTCATTTGGCCCGTATTCGTCCAAGAGGGGGACAACCAGCGCACGCCGATTCCCGCGATGCCTGGGGTGGAGCGACTATCCATTGATATCTTGTGCGAAGAGGTCGGGCGTGCGGCCGAACTCGGGATACCGGCGGTGGCACTTTTTCCCATTGTCGATCCCGCCACCAAGTCCGAAGAGGCGCGGGAAGCTACGAATCCCGAGAATCTCGTTTGCCGTGCGGTGCGCGCGCTGAAGGAGCGCGTCAAGAACATTGGCGTCATTTGCGATGTGGCGCTCGATCCGTTTACCAGTCACGGACAAGATGGCCTCGTTCGCGATGGATACGTCGTGAACGATGAGACGGTCGCCATGCTCCAAAAGCAGGCCGTCGTACAGGCACAGGCGGGGTGCGATGTCATTGCGCCGAGCGACATGATGGACGGGCGCATCGGCGCCGTGCGCGATGCACTCGATCGCGAGGGGTTCATCCATACGCGGATCATGTCGTATGCGGCGAAATATGCATCGGCGTATTACGGGCCGTTCCGTCACGCGATGGATACGGCGAGGAATCTCGGTGCGGCGGACAAACGTACCTATCAAATGGATCCCGGCAACAGCGACGAGGCGGTGCGGGAAGCGGCACTCGATCTCGACGAAGGCGCCGATATGTTGATGGTGAAACCCGGGATGCCGTACTTGGATATCGTACGTCGCCTCAAAGAGGAGCTTAGGGCGCCAACCTACGTGTACCAAGTGAGCGGTGAATACGCGATGCTGCGGAGCACCGCGGACCTGGGCAGGCTCGATTTTCGCGCGGCGATGCTCGAGGCACTCGCGGGCTTCAAGCGTGCGGGTGCCGACGGAATATTGACCTACTCCGCCGTCGATGCGGCGCGTTGGTTGAAAAACGGATGA